In Actinomadura luteofluorescens, the sequence GTGACCTTCCAGGTGCCGACCAGGCGGTCGAGGGCCTTCACCTCGGTGCTCGGCGGCTCGGGCTCGTCCATGGGGGTTTCGTTCATGGGGGTTTCGTTCGGGGCGGTCTCGGACATCACGTCCTCCTCTGTAGTGGATGTTCGCCGGTACCTCGGAACGGCTTGACCCGTTCCGACATGACACCTGTGTGACGTAGGTCACTTGAGGGCGGTGTCGAGATTCCGGCGGTGGTCCCGAGGTAGCGGCGAGACCCATCGATGAGGAGGAATCCCATGGTCACCGCCACCGCCCCTTCGGCCCACGCCGACCGCCGCACGTCCCGCGCGCTGATGGCCGGCGCGCTCGCCGGGCCGCTGTTCTTCGGCTCGGCCGTCACCCAGATGGTCCTGCGGGACGGCTTCGACATCAGACGGCACCCGATCAGCCAGCTCGCCACCGGTGATCTCGGCTGGATCCAGATCGTCACGTTCGTGCTCGCGGGACTGGGCGGCGTCGCGCTGGCCGTCGGCCTCAAGCACACGATCACCGAGGGGATCGGCCGGCGGGCCGTGCCGGTCCTCGTCGCGATCTTCGGGGTCGGGCTGGTCGCCGCCGGGCTGCTGCCGATGGATCCGGAGAAGGGCTTCCCGGTCGGCACCCCGGAGGGGCCCGTCGACCAGATGTCCTGGCACGGCGTCGGGCATTCGGTCGCGGCCGCGGTCGCCTTCACCGCCCTGGCCATCGCCGCCGTCATGATGACCGTCCGGTGCGTGCGTCGGCGGGCCGTGTGGCCGGCCGTGCTGCACGGCGCCGTCGCGCTCGTGCTGCTGGTGCCCATGTCACCGGATCACATGAGCCTGCAGATCGCCCTGAACGGCCTGGTCGCCTTCACCTGGACGACCGTCGTCGCGCTGTTTCTGCGGCGCCGGGACATGCACCAGGGCTGACCTGGCTATACACCTGTCACCCGGCCCGCGCACTCTGGAACCAAGGGGAGAATCATCATGAAGTACCTGCTGCTCAGCTACACCCCGGCCGCCGCCTGGGACGCCGCGACGGCCGACACTCCGTCGGAGGAGGCGCTCGCGGCGTTCGCCGAGTACCAGAAGTTCGAGCAGGAGCTGACCGAGACCGGCGAGTTCGTCACCACCGAAGGACTCGGGCATCCGGTGGTCAGCGTCACGGTCCGCAGGGCGCCGGACGGCGTGGTCGCGACCGACGGGCCGTTCGCCGAGCTCAAGGAGGTTCTGGCCAGCTTCGCCGTGATCGACGTCGCCGGCCGGGAACGCGCCGTGGAGATCGCCTCGCGGATCGTCGAGGTGCTCGGGGAGCCGATCGAGATCCGGCCGATCATGGGGGAGGAGTTCACGGGGTGAACGGCGACGTCGAACGTCTGCTGCGCACGGAGGCGCCGCAGGTGCTCGGCGCCCTGGTGCGGCGCTTCGGCCGGTTCGACATCGCCGAGGACGCCGTCCAGGAGGCGCTGCTGGCCGCCAGTGGGGACTGGCCCGTCCACGGCGTGCCGAGCGACCCGCGCAGCTGGCTGATCAGGATCGGCTACCGGCGGATGGTCGATCTGCTCCGCTCCGACCAGGCCCGGCGACGGCGCGAGCACGAGGCCGGGATGTCCGAGTCGGCCCTGCGGGAACCGGCCCGCCAGGCCGGTCCCCCGCAGGAGGTCGACGACAGCCTCACCCTGCTGATGCTGTGCTGCCACCCCGCGCTGAGCACCACGTCCCAGGTCGCGCTCACGCTGCGCGCGGTCGGCGGCCTGACGACCGCGGAGATCGCGCACGCGCACGGCACGACCGAGGCCACCATGGGGACGCGGATCAGCCGCGCCAAGCAGCGGCTGGCCGGCGCCGGTGCCCGCTTCACTCCCCCGACCGACGCCGACCGGGACGCCCGGATGGCCGCCGTGATGCGGGTGCTCTACCTGATCTTCAACGAGGGCTACACGGCCACGGCGGGCCGGGAACTCGCCCGCGTCGATCTGACCAGCGAGGCGATCCGGCTGACCCGCATGCTCCACGCATCGCTCCCCGGCGACGCCGAGGCGGCGGGACTGCTGGCGCTGATGCTGCTCACCGACTCCCGCCGACATGCGCGCGCCGGCGCCGACCACGAACTGGTGCCGCTGGACGAGCAGGACCGCACGCGCTGGGACCCCGACCTGATCCGCGAGGGCACCGAGCTGATCGACAGCGTCTGGAATCGCGGCGCGGCGGGCCCCTACCGGCTCCAGGCCGCCATCGCCGCCGTGCACGCGGCGGCCGCGTCGCCGGAGGAGACCGACTGGCCGCAGATCGCGATGCTGTATCTCTGGCTCGAACGCCTCACCCCGACCGCGCCGATCATGCTCAGCCGCGTGGTGGCGGTCGCCCAAGCGTACGGACCGGTCCGGGGTCTGGCCCTCCTGGACGACCTCAACAGCCGGCACCACCTGGACCGGGACCCCCTCACCCGGCAGCGCGAACGCGCCGTCCGCGCCCATCTTCTGCAGATGACCGGCGAGCATGCGTCCGCCGCCGACCTGTACCGCCAGGCGGCCGCCCTGACCGACAACCAGGTCGAGCAGCGCTACCTCCTCACCAAGGCCGACCGCCTCGCCTGACCTCAGGCGACGGCGCGGCCGGCCTTCGGGAGCGACGGACTCGCATGGCTTGGATATCGAGATATCGTGGTCTGTCGGTTTGACCGGACGAAGGGGATCGGCTGATGGGCGCTGCGGCGGAGTTGGGGTCGGAGGAGCTGATCGAGGTGTTCAAGGCCCTCGGCAACCCCGCCCGTCTGCAGATCATGCAGTGGCTGAAGGACCCCGAGCGGCACTTCGGCGAGTGGGAGCCGATCGCGGACCGCCGGGAGGTCGGCGTGTGCGTCACGCACATCCAGGCCAAGGCGGGGCTCGCCCAGTCGACCGTCTCCAGCTACATGAGCACGCTCGAACGGGCCGGGCTCGTGCGTCCCACCCGGGTGGGCAAGTGGACCCACTACCGGCGGGACGAGGAGCGGCTGGCGCGACTGGCGGAGGCGGTCACCGTCACCATCTGATTGACGAATCGCGATATGTCGATATGATTTTCTCATGTCGACCTCGGACGCTGCTCCCGTCGCCCTGATCGTCCACGCTCACCCCGAGCCCCACTCGTTCAGCACCGCCCAGATGACCACCGCGGCCCAGGCCCTGCGCGACGCCGGTTACCGCGTCGACGTCCTCGATCTCTACTCCGACGCCTGGGCGCCGACCCTCGCCCGCGACGACTTCGCATCGGCGGAGGGCTACTTCAAGCCGCAGGCCGAGCAGATGCGCGCGGTCAAGGACGGGACGCTCGACGCGACCGTCCAGGCCCACCTTGACCGGCTGCTGGACGCCGACCTGCTGGTGCTGTCGTTTCCGCTCTGGTGGTTCTCGCTGCCCGCCATCCTCAAGGGGTGGGTGGACCGGGTCTTCGCCATGGGCGCGGTCTTCGGAGGGGACTACGGCCTCTTCGGCGACGCGGCGCTCGCAGGAAAACGAGCGATGCTGTTGTTCACGACCGGCGGGCCTAGCGAGATGTTCCAGCCTGGCATCTTCGGCTCCATGGACGACTTCCTCTTCCACATCCATCGCGGAATGCTGGAATTCGTCGGCTACCAGGTGCTCGACCCCGTCATCACGTATGGACCGGCCCACATGGTCGACCAGGAACGAGCAGCGGCGCTGGAGATGGTCCAAGAGTCCATCACGCGCATCGCAGCAGGTCCTAGGCCACGCGACGCCTCATTGGTGTGAGTCGGCCTCTTCGGTGAATTGCAGGACGCGCTCGTTCACGCGGTCGGCGCATTGGCCCGAGATGGCGTGCGTGGCGTCCGGCCACAGCTCTGCCCGGACGTGAGGAATCAGTCGCTGGGCTCGGTCGCGGGCGGTGGTGGGTTCATGGATGACGCTGCGGCCGGCGACGATGGCGAGAATCGGCATGCTCAGTGAGCGAAGTTGGGCGTCCTTGAACAGCGCCGGTTGCGGTGTCGCCTTGCGGTATCCGCGCATCGCGGCGTCGATGACGCGGCCGACCGGGTCCGCGAGCGGGTCCGCGCCCTGGCCGTCGATGTAGCGCAGGAAGCGGGGCGTCGCCCGCCGCGACAAGCCTGGGACCAGGGTGGGGATCGTGCGCAGGATCAGGCCGAGCGGCATGCGGGCAAGCGTGTTGATGGGGTCGAGCAGGGTCGCCGAGGCCACCCTCTCAGGACGGCGGACGGCCAGGTTGCAGGCCGTCCAACCACCCATCGAGACACCGGCCAGGTGAGCGCGGGCCAGGCCGAGGCCCTCCAGTGTCTGGTCCAGCCATGCGGCCTGGTCGTCTGCGCTGCGGATGGGGGCCGTCTGGGTGCTGGCGCCTGGTTCGCCCAGAAGGTCGATGGAGAGGACGGTGCGCCGCCGCGCGAGCGGCTCGATGTTGGGCTCCCAGGAAACCGTCGTCCCGTTGGCGCCGTGCAGGAGCACGAGCGGCAAGCCGGGGGCGGAACCGAACCGGTACGCGCGAACCTCACCGAACGCCGTGCGCACGTCGTGGGTCTCGACCGGGGACGGCAGGCGCCGCATGCCCTCCGCGTAGGTGGCCCGAAAGCGTCGCTCCGCGTCCGGAGACTTGAACCGGCCGATCCGGTCTGGCATGGCGCACCCCCTCGTTGGCAATATGATCGTATTGCAAAAGGAGGCGCGCATGCCAAGGCGGGTTGACCACGACCGGCGGCGGGCGGAGTTCGCCGAGGCCGTGTGGCGGATCGCGGCGGAAGCAGGGCCGGCGGCCGTGACGATGAGCGCGGTCGCCGCCGAGGCCGGGACGTCCGTCGGCCGGATCCAGCACTACTTCCCGGGCAAGGACGATCTCCTCGCCGCGGCCGCCGCAGCTCTTCGCGATCGGATCGACCGGCACGTCCGGGACGCGATCGGGCGCGTTCCCGATACCGCGAACGCGACGGCCACGCTCCACGCGCTGCTCATGGCCCTCCTTCCGGTGGACGAGGAGCGCCGCGCGACCGCCCTGGTCGGTGCCGCCTTCTTCCACCACACCCTGCGCCACCCGGAGTCGTCCGCCCGCCACCGCCAGGGGCACGAGCTGATCGTGTCCGCCGTGGCGGAGACGCTCCAGGGGGCGTCACCGTCCGGCGACGATGCCGAGCGCGAAGCCCTGCTCCTCGTCGCGCTCGTCCAGGGGCTCGCCACCCAACTCCTGCTGGGACAGATCACCGCCGAGGAGGCCGACGCGCTCGTCCGGCACCAACTCGGCCGTCTCCAGACGACCGGCGGGCCGTAGGCCCGGGGGTGACCACCCGCCCGCCTGAGCATGTCCTACTTTTTCCTGTAATCGCTTTTTCCTGTAATCGACGGGAGGGCGGCGGGGTCTCTTCTGACGTGGCCGAGCGGTTCGGTCCGGTGGGGCGAAGGGATGCGGATGGACGGCGGCGAGGAGCGGCTGGTCGCGGCGGCGCAGGCGGGGGACGCGGCGGCGAGGGAACGGCTGGTGTCGGGCTGCCTGCCCCTGGTGTACAACGTCGTCGGCCGGGCGCTGGACGGCCACGCGGACGTGGACGACGTCGTCCAGGACACCATGCTGCGGATGCTGAACGGCCTCGGCGGCCTGCGCGACCCGTCGCGGTTCCGGTCCTGGCTCGTGGCGATCGCGATGAACCAGGTGCGGCGGCGCTGGTCGGCGAACCGGAGACGTCCCGCCGTCGGCCTGGACGCGGCGCACGAGATCCCCGATCCGGACGGCGACTTCGTCGAGATCACCATCGTCCGGCTCGGGCTGTCCGGACAGCGCAAGGAGATCGCCGAGGCCACCCGGTGGCTGGACCCGGCCGACCGGGACCTGCTCTCGCTGTGGTGGTTAGAGGTTTCGGGCGAGCTGACCCGCGCCGAACTCGCCGCCGCCCTGGACGTGAAGCGGCGGCACGCGGCCGTGCGCGTGAACCGGATGAAGGAGCAACTGGAGACGGGGCGGCTGGTGGTCCGCGCGCTCGCGGCGACGCCGCCGTGCCCGGGACTCGCCGAGCTGACGTCCTCGTGGAATGGACGGCCCACGCCCGTGTGGCGCAAGCGGATCGCGCGGCACGCGCGCGGTTGCGACGCCTGCCGCGCGCACCGGCACAGGCTCGCCCCGGCCGAGGTGCTGCTCGCGGGCATGGTCCTCGTCCCGCCCCCGGCCCATCTTTCGGCGGCCGAACTGGCGGGGTTCAAGCTGTCGGGCGCGGACGTCGCCCTGCACGCGTCGCACGGCGCCCGCAATGCGGTGATCGCCGGGACGTCCGTGGTCGCGGCGGTCGCCGTGGCCGTCTGGTTCTTCGCCATGCCCGGCGACGAGCAGCGTCCGTCCGCCGCTCCCCCGAGCACGCCCGTCGCCACCCCGAGCGCGACGCCGGTCTCCCCCGACCCGTCGCCCACACCGTCCAGGACCCGCCGTTCGCCCAAGCCGCGCAAGACGTCCAAGCCGCCGCTCAGTCCGGGACGGCAGGTCATCCGGCTCGCCAACATCCAGCGAGCGCGGCACGGCTGCCGCCCCCTGCGCGAAAATCCGATGCTGACGAGGGCGGCCCAGAAGCACTCCGCCGACATGGCCGCCCGCCGCGTGCTCTCCCACGACGGCGCGAGCGGGCAGGACCCGGGCGCCCGCATCACCGCCGCCGGATACCGGTGGCGGGCCTGGGCGGAGAACATCCAGCAGGGCGCCGCCACGCCGTCCTCGGCGGTGTCGAGCTGGATGACGAGCACCTACCACCGCGCCAACATCCTGAACTGCGATTACACCGAGATCGGCGTGGGCTTCGTGTCCGGCGCCGGCGGCCCCTGGTGGACGCAGGACTTCGCCTCCCCGCAGTGAGGCGTGCCCGCCGCAGTGATTCGCCTCCCCGCAGTGAGGCGTGCGCGCCGGGGCCAGCCTGTGACGGCCCCGGCGCGCACGCCCGCGCACCTCAGCGGGTGCCGAAGTTCTGCGTCCAGTACGGCGTCCCGGACTTGAGCGTGACGCCCACGCCGATGTTCTTGAACCGGCAGTTCAGGATGTTGGCCCGGTGCCCGGAGCTGTTCATCCACGCGGACATGACGGCGGCGGGCGTCCGCTGCCCGTAGGCGATGTTCTCGCCGTAGGTGGACCAGCGGTAGCCGGCGGCGGTGATCCGGTCGCCGGGGTTCTTGCCGCTGGGGTTGGTGTGGTCGAAGAAGTTGCGGGCGACCATGTCGTCGGAGTGGCCCTGCGCGGCGGCCTGGAGTTGGGAGTCGACCGTCAGGGCCCCGCAGCCGTTCTTGGCGCGCTCGGCGTTCGTCAGGGAGACGACCTGCTGGGCGAGCGTGCCACCGCCGGGCGTCGTGGAACGTGGCACCGGTGTGGTCGTCCGCCTCTTCTTCGCCGGACGCTTCGTTGTACGCTTCGCGGGCTTCTTCGCGACGGTCGAGCGCTGGGCATTCTTGGACGCCTTGGGCTTGCCGTTCGGCACGTTCCTCCTGGTGGGGGACGCCAAGGCGGGGGACGACGGGGCGGGCGCGGGTGCCGCGCGGTCGGCGACCGGAGTGGAATCGGCCGGCGCGTCGGAAGAGCCCGAGACGCCGTAGGCGACCCCGGCCGTCAGGGCGAGCACGCTCGCACTCGCGCCGACGGCGGCCCACCAACGCCCGCTCGGACGCGGCGCCCGCCCGTAGCTCCCGCGACGCGTCCGGGGACTCCGCCTCGACCCCGCGTTGTTCCTCTCGCTCACGTCAGCCTGCCTTCCGAGTTTCCAGGGATTTGTCGGACACCTGGGAGACCCGACCGCCGCGTACGGATAACAGAAATCGCGCCTAAATCCGAAGATTGCGCCTTACCTGCGAAAACAGATCAGCAACCAGCAAGCCCCGGCAGCTGCGCCCGCCAACCTCGGTTCTCGCGCAAGGAAGGAACGACCGCGCCTACCACGCGCTCGACGCAACCGGGCGCGAGCGCGACGCGGTCGCGGCGTCGGCGTAGTTGCGGCCCAAGGGGCAGCGCAGTCGAAGCACGGCTCGCCGCGCGAGGTCGCAAGGGCGGCAGCCGTGGTACGGGCTCGGCGCGGGCTCGGCACGAAAGGGTGCAAGGGGGGCGGCCGTGACGCGCGCTCGGCACGGGCTCGGCACAACCGTGGCGCGAGCGCGACGCGATGGGACGCAACCGTGACGCGCGCGGTAGGAGCACGAACTCGGTGTGAGGTCGACCAAACCGTGGCGCGAGGTCGGTGCGGTCGGGGAGTGCGGGTGGCGGTGCGGGCTGGGCGCAAAGGCGTGCGGTCGGGCCGGGGGGCGGCGTGGTCGGAGCGGGGGGCGGCGTAGTCGGAGCGGGGGGCGGCGTGGTCGGGGCGGGGCGGCGTGGTGGGGGTGTGAGGGGCCGCAGGGGTCTGGATGGGAGGGCGGTGGGGGTGTGGGGTTGTGGTGTTTGGGTGGGGAGGTTGGCGCGGTGGGTGGTTGTGGGTGAAAAAAGCTGTTTCACTCGCTGAGATCTTGCGTATTCTCCTCGTGACCTCTGGGCTCGGCGACGGGAAGGACGCGGGGATGGGCGGAAGCGGAGGCGGGGCGCGGTGAATCCCTATGGAGGAGGACAGGCGCCGGGGCCGGGGTGGCAGCCCGGGCCGCCGCCGCAAGGCCCATGGCAGCAGGGGCCGCCGCCCCAAGGGCCCTGGCACCAGGGGCCGCCGCCCCAAGGGCCTTGGCAGCAACAGCAGGGGCCGTGGCAGCCGAGGCAGCGGCGGCGGATGACCTTTGGGCGTCTCTTCAATCCGATCGCCGTGGGGAACGCGGTTTTCACGCCGTCCCGGCAGGACCG encodes:
- a CDS encoding ArsR/SmtB family transcription factor, giving the protein MGAAAELGSEELIEVFKALGNPARLQIMQWLKDPERHFGEWEPIADRREVGVCVTHIQAKAGLAQSTVSSYMSTLERAGLVRPTRVGKWTHYRRDEERLARLAEAVTVTI
- a CDS encoding NAD(P)H-dependent oxidoreductase, with the translated sequence MSTSDAAPVALIVHAHPEPHSFSTAQMTTAAQALRDAGYRVDVLDLYSDAWAPTLARDDFASAEGYFKPQAEQMRAVKDGTLDATVQAHLDRLLDADLLVLSFPLWWFSLPAILKGWVDRVFAMGAVFGGDYGLFGDAALAGKRAMLLFTTGGPSEMFQPGIFGSMDDFLFHIHRGMLEFVGYQVLDPVITYGPAHMVDQERAAALEMVQESITRIAAGPRPRDASLV
- a CDS encoding CAP domain-containing protein: MPRSTTPGGGTLAQQVVSLTNAERAKNGCGALTVDSQLQAAAQGHSDDMVARNFFDHTNPSGKNPGDRITAAGYRWSTYGENIAYGQRTPAAVMSAWMNSSGHRANILNCRFKNIGVGVTLKSGTPYWTQNFGTR
- a CDS encoding YciI family protein, producing the protein MKYLLLSYTPAAAWDAATADTPSEEALAAFAEYQKFEQELTETGEFVTTEGLGHPVVSVTVRRAPDGVVATDGPFAELKEVLASFAVIDVAGRERAVEIASRIVEVLGEPIEIRPIMGEEFTG
- a CDS encoding alpha/beta fold hydrolase — translated: MPDRIGRFKSPDAERRFRATYAEGMRRLPSPVETHDVRTAFGEVRAYRFGSAPGLPLVLLHGANGTTVSWEPNIEPLARRRTVLSIDLLGEPGASTQTAPIRSADDQAAWLDQTLEGLGLARAHLAGVSMGGWTACNLAVRRPERVASATLLDPINTLARMPLGLILRTIPTLVPGLSRRATPRFLRYIDGQGADPLADPVGRVIDAAMRGYRKATPQPALFKDAQLRSLSMPILAIVAGRSVIHEPTTARDRAQRLIPHVRAELWPDATHAISGQCADRVNERVLQFTEEADSHQ
- a CDS encoding DUF998 domain-containing protein; amino-acid sequence: MVTATAPSAHADRRTSRALMAGALAGPLFFGSAVTQMVLRDGFDIRRHPISQLATGDLGWIQIVTFVLAGLGGVALAVGLKHTITEGIGRRAVPVLVAIFGVGLVAAGLLPMDPEKGFPVGTPEGPVDQMSWHGVGHSVAAAVAFTALAIAAVMMTVRCVRRRAVWPAVLHGAVALVLLVPMSPDHMSLQIALNGLVAFTWTTVVALFLRRRDMHQG
- a CDS encoding RNA polymerase sigma factor, translating into MNGDVERLLRTEAPQVLGALVRRFGRFDIAEDAVQEALLAASGDWPVHGVPSDPRSWLIRIGYRRMVDLLRSDQARRRREHEAGMSESALREPARQAGPPQEVDDSLTLLMLCCHPALSTTSQVALTLRAVGGLTTAEIAHAHGTTEATMGTRISRAKQRLAGAGARFTPPTDADRDARMAAVMRVLYLIFNEGYTATAGRELARVDLTSEAIRLTRMLHASLPGDAEAAGLLALMLLTDSRRHARAGADHELVPLDEQDRTRWDPDLIREGTELIDSVWNRGAAGPYRLQAAIAAVHAAAASPEETDWPQIAMLYLWLERLTPTAPIMLSRVVAVAQAYGPVRGLALLDDLNSRHHLDRDPLTRQRERAVRAHLLQMTGEHASAADLYRQAAALTDNQVEQRYLLTKADRLA
- a CDS encoding sigma-70 family RNA polymerase sigma factor gives rise to the protein MDGGEERLVAAAQAGDAAARERLVSGCLPLVYNVVGRALDGHADVDDVVQDTMLRMLNGLGGLRDPSRFRSWLVAIAMNQVRRRWSANRRRPAVGLDAAHEIPDPDGDFVEITIVRLGLSGQRKEIAEATRWLDPADRDLLSLWWLEVSGELTRAELAAALDVKRRHAAVRVNRMKEQLETGRLVVRALAATPPCPGLAELTSSWNGRPTPVWRKRIARHARGCDACRAHRHRLAPAEVLLAGMVLVPPPAHLSAAELAGFKLSGADVALHASHGARNAVIAGTSVVAAVAVAVWFFAMPGDEQRPSAAPPSTPVATPSATPVSPDPSPTPSRTRRSPKPRKTSKPPLSPGRQVIRLANIQRARHGCRPLRENPMLTRAAQKHSADMAARRVLSHDGASGQDPGARITAAGYRWRAWAENIQQGAATPSSAVSSWMTSTYHRANILNCDYTEIGVGFVSGAGGPWWTQDFASPQ
- a CDS encoding TetR/AcrR family transcriptional regulator, which produces MPRRVDHDRRRAEFAEAVWRIAAEAGPAAVTMSAVAAEAGTSVGRIQHYFPGKDDLLAAAAAALRDRIDRHVRDAIGRVPDTANATATLHALLMALLPVDEERRATALVGAAFFHHTLRHPESSARHRQGHELIVSAVAETLQGASPSGDDAEREALLLVALVQGLATQLLLGQITAEEADALVRHQLGRLQTTGGP